The Nitrospira tepida genome includes a window with the following:
- the fliR gene encoding flagellar biosynthetic protein FliR — protein sequence MTQTIQLGLPHFQTFVVVLIRIGTILAAMPMLGSRSLPGQVKAGLAVALALVLVPFVGAASWPADTSLFLLGLIAEFLIGLVIGLAVRSLFASFEVAGELVGSQMGFSIVQLFDPVMSHNVPLIGQLHTVLASLIFLSLNAHVLVVHAIGESFRLIPPFGARLSETMGDEVVRLFEGGFLVALKLAAPVLVVTLVVNLVLALLGRTVPQLNVFVLSFPLTILCGLFVLGLALPAIASLCETEFLKLHESILDLMRAMGHG from the coding sequence ATGACGCAAACGATTCAGCTCGGCCTGCCGCACTTTCAGACCTTTGTGGTGGTGCTGATCCGCATCGGGACGATCCTGGCGGCGATGCCGATGCTCGGCAGCCGGTCGTTGCCGGGTCAGGTCAAGGCGGGACTGGCGGTCGCGCTGGCGTTGGTTCTGGTGCCCTTCGTCGGCGCGGCCTCGTGGCCTGCCGATACGTCGCTGTTCCTGCTCGGTCTGATCGCGGAGTTTCTGATCGGGCTGGTGATCGGCCTGGCCGTGCGGAGTCTGTTCGCGAGCTTCGAGGTGGCCGGGGAACTTGTCGGCAGCCAGATGGGATTCAGCATCGTCCAACTCTTCGACCCTGTCATGTCGCACAACGTTCCGCTCATCGGGCAATTGCACACGGTGCTGGCTTCGCTGATCTTCCTGTCCCTGAACGCGCATGTGCTGGTCGTCCATGCGATCGGCGAGAGCTTCCGGTTGATTCCTCCATTCGGCGCGAGACTGTCAGAGACCATGGGCGACGAGGTCGTGCGGCTCTTCGAGGGCGGGTTTCTCGTCGCTCTCAAGCTGGCGGCGCCGGTATTGGTGGTGACGTTGGTGGTCAATCTCGTGCTGGCCTTGCTGGGGAGGACCGTCCCGCAACTGAACGTGTTCGTGCTGAGTTTTCCCCTGACAATTCTCTGCGGGCTGTTCGTCCTCGGCCTGGCCCTGCCGGCGATCGCGAGCCTGTGCGAAACGGAATTTCTGAAGCTGCATGAGAGCATCCTGGACCTGATGAGGGCCATGGGACATGGCTGA
- the fliQ gene encoding flagellar biosynthesis protein FliQ → MTPDMVVEIGRGAVETTLLVAAPMLGMSLVIGLLVSLFQALTQINEATLSFVPKILGVFLATMLFFPWMIRVLTGFMTHLLITIPQYAR, encoded by the coding sequence ATGACGCCGGACATGGTGGTGGAGATCGGACGCGGGGCGGTGGAGACCACGTTGCTGGTGGCGGCGCCCATGCTCGGGATGAGTCTCGTGATCGGCTTGCTGGTGAGCCTCTTTCAGGCCTTGACGCAGATCAACGAAGCCACGCTCTCGTTTGTGCCGAAGATCCTTGGCGTCTTTCTCGCGACGATGCTGTTCTTTCCCTGGATGATCCGGGTGCTGACCGGGTTCATGACGCATCTGCTCATCACGATCCCGCAATATGCACGGTAG